Proteins from a single region of Malaclemys terrapin pileata isolate rMalTer1 chromosome 23, rMalTer1.hap1, whole genome shotgun sequence:
- the LOC128828041 gene encoding keratin, type II cytoskeletal cochleal-like, whose amino-acid sequence MSRSVSFSSRSAAPPGSFRQVRVSNVSSTRGLGGGAGLGRAGGFGSSSLYSLGSANKRISLGGGGSSYGVQSGYGLGAGYSAGAGGGFAGAGIQEVTINPNLLVPLNVQIDPTLQTVRKEEKEQIKTLNNKFASFIDKVRFLEQQNKVLETKWSLLQDQKTTRSNIAPMFEAYINNLRKQLDGWLNDKGRLEGELKNMQDLVEDFRNKYEDEINKRTAAENEFVILKKDVDASYMNKVELEAKVDALTDEINFLRSLYEAELRELQAQVSDTSVVLTMDNNRNLDMDSIIAEVKAQYEDMAKKSRMEAESWYQTKFETLQATAGKHGDELRNTKTEITEITRMIHRLQAEIDNVKSQRAKLEAAIAEAEERGERAIKDAMAKQEELEAALNKAKQDMARQLREYQELMNVKLALDIEIATYRKLLEGEESRLAGDHAGNVSISVLNSSAGGGYSGAGGYGFGGGIGLGSGMGSGGLSFSSGGSPGGMKAYSLRTTSSSRRSDRN is encoded by the exons ATGTCGAGGTCTGTAAGTTTCAGCTCTCGCTCTGCTGCCCCCCCAGGGAGCTTTAGACAGGTCCGAGTCAGCAATGTCTCCTCGACCCGTGGCTTGGGCGGGGGTGCTGGCTTGGGAAGGGCAGGTGGCTTTGGCAGCTCCAGTCTCTATAGTCTAGGCTCTGCCAACAAGAGGATTTCGCTGGGCGGTGGAGGCAGCTCCTACGGCGTCCAGTCTGGATATGGGCTCGGCGCTGGGTACAGCGCAGGAGCTGGTGGTGGGTTCGCAGGTGCCGGCATCCAAGAGGTGACCATCAACCCGAACCTCCTGGTGCCCCTCAACGTGCAGATCGACCCCACCCTCCAGACGGTCCGTAAAGAGGAGAAGGAGCAGATCAAGACCCTCAACAACAAATTCGCCTCCTTCATCGACAAG GTCCGCTTCCTAGAGCAGCAAAACAAAGTGCTGGAGACCAAATGGAGCCTCCTGCAGGACCAAAAGACCACCCGCAGCAACATTGCTCCCATGTTCGAGGCCTACATCAACAACCTGCGGAAGCAGCTAGACGGGTGGCTGAATGACAAGGGGCGCCTGGAGGGCGAGCTGAAGAACATGCAGGATCTTGTAGAGGATTTCAGGAACAA GTACGAAGATGAAATCAACAAGCGCACGGCAGCAGAGAATGAGTTTGTCATTCTGAAAAAG GATGTCGATGCTTCCTACATGAACAAGGTGGAACTGGAGGCCAAGGTAGATGCCTTGACCGATGAGATCAACTTCCTGAGGTCTCTCTACGAAGCA GAACTTCGGGAGCTGCAGGCCCAGGTCTCTGACACCTCTGTGGTCCTCACCATGGACAACAACCGAAACCTGGACATGGACAGCATCATCGCTGAGGTCAAAGCGCAGTACGAGGACATGGCCAAGAAGAGCCGAATGGAAGCTGAGTCCTGGTACCAAACCAAG TTCGAGACGCTGCAGGCCACGGCGGGGAAACACGGGGATGAACTGCGCAACACCAAGACGGAGATCACGGAGATTACCCGCATGATCCATAGACTGCAGGCTGAAATTGACAACGTGAAAAGCCAG CGCGCCAAGCTGGAGGCAGCCATTGCTGAGGCCGAGGAACGTGGTGAGAGGGCCATCAAAGATGCCATGGCAAAACAGGAGGAGCTGGAGGCTGCCCTGAATAAAGCCAAGCAGGACATGGCACGTCAGCTGCGGGAGTACCAGGAGCTGATGAACGTCAAGCTGGCGCTGGATATCGAGATCGCCACCTACAGGAAGCtgctggagggagaagagagcaG GTTGGCTGGGGACCACGCCGGGAATGTCAGCATCT CTGTGCTCAATTCTAGCGCTGGAGGCGGATACAGCGGCGCGGGTGGGTATGGCTTCGGAGGAGGAATCGGCCTGGGAAGCGGAATGGGCAGCGGGGGCCTCTCCTTCTCCTCCGGAGGGAGCCCTGGTGGTATGAAAGCGTACTCTCTGAGAACAACCTCTTCCAGCAGAAGAAGTGACAGGAACTAA